From a region of the Enterobacter sp. JBIWA008 genome:
- the ghxP gene encoding guanine/hypoxanthine transporter GhxP, with the protein MSTPSARTGGSLDAMFKISARGSTVRQEIVAGLTTFLAMVYSVIVVPGMLGKAGFPPAAVFVATCLVAGVGSIVMGLWANLPLAIGCAISLTAFTAFSLVLGQHISVPVALGAVFLMGVLFTVISATGIRSWILRNLPQGVAHGTGIGIGLFLLLIAANGVGLVIKNPLDGLPVALGHFASFPVIMSLIGLAVIIGLEKLKVPGGILLTIIGVSIIGLIFDPTVHFSGIFAMPSLSDDKGNSLIGSLDIVGALNPVILPSVLALVMTAVFDATGTIRAVAGQANLLDKDGQIIDGGKALTTDSLSSVFSGLVGAAPAAVYIESAAGTAAGGKTGLTAITVGVLFMLILFLSPLSYLVPAYATAPALMYVGLLMLSNVAKIDFADFVDAMSGLITAVFIVLTCNIVTGIMIGFASLVIGRLVSGEWRKLNVGTVVIAVALVAFYAGGWAI; encoded by the coding sequence ATGTCTACGCCATCTGCGCGTACTGGCGGTTCACTTGACGCCATGTTTAAAATTTCGGCTCGCGGCAGCACCGTGCGTCAGGAGATCGTTGCCGGTTTGACAACATTTCTGGCGATGGTTTACTCCGTCATCGTTGTGCCGGGTATGCTGGGTAAAGCAGGCTTCCCGCCAGCGGCTGTCTTTGTGGCGACCTGCCTTGTGGCCGGCGTGGGCTCCATCGTGATGGGCCTGTGGGCGAACCTGCCGCTGGCAATTGGTTGCGCCATCTCTCTGACCGCTTTCACCGCGTTCAGCCTGGTGCTGGGTCAGCACATCAGCGTACCGGTTGCGCTGGGTGCCGTGTTCCTGATGGGTGTGCTGTTTACCGTGATTTCAGCGACCGGCATCCGTAGCTGGATTTTGCGCAACCTGCCGCAGGGCGTGGCGCACGGTACCGGTATCGGTATCGGCCTGTTCCTGTTGCTGATCGCCGCCAACGGCGTCGGTCTGGTCATCAAGAACCCGTTGGACGGTCTGCCGGTAGCGCTTGGCCATTTCGCCAGCTTCCCGGTGATTATGTCGCTGATCGGTCTGGCGGTGATTATCGGTCTGGAAAAACTGAAAGTTCCGGGCGGCATTCTGCTGACCATTATCGGCGTTTCGATTATCGGCCTGATTTTCGATCCAACCGTACACTTCTCCGGTATCTTCGCCATGCCGTCGCTGAGCGATGATAAAGGCAACTCCCTGATTGGCAGCCTGGATATCGTTGGCGCACTGAATCCGGTAATCCTGCCAAGCGTGCTGGCGCTGGTCATGACCGCCGTGTTTGACGCGACCGGTACCATCCGTGCGGTGGCCGGTCAGGCGAACCTGCTGGATAAAGACGGTCAGATTATTGATGGCGGCAAAGCGCTGACCACCGACTCCCTGAGCAGCGTCTTCTCTGGTCTGGTGGGGGCGGCGCCTGCGGCGGTGTATATCGAATCCGCAGCGGGTACGGCGGCAGGCGGTAAAACCGGCCTGACGGCGATCACCGTGGGCGTGCTGTTCATGCTGATCCTGTTCCTCTCACCGCTCTCCTATCTGGTTCCGGCGTACGCAACCGCACCGGCGCTGATGTACGTTGGCCTGTTGATGCTGAGCAACGTGGCGAAAATCGACTTTGCGGATTTCGTGGACGCCATGTCTGGCCTGATTACCGCGGTCTTCATCGTGCTGACCTGTAACATCGTTACCGGCATTATGATCGGCTTCGCGTCGCTGGTGATCGGTCGTCTGGTCTCCGGTGAATGGCGCAAGCTGAACGTCGGCACCGTGGTGATCGCCGTTGCGCTGGTGGCGTTCTACGCGGGCGGCTGGGCAATCTGA
- a CDS encoding Na+/H+ antiporter: protein MEIFFTILIMTLVVSLSGVVTRVLPFQVPLPLMQIAIGALLAWPTFGLHVEFDPELFLVLFIPPLLFADGWKTPTREFLEHGREIFGLALALVVVTVVGIGFLIYWAVPGIPLIPAFALAAVLSPTDAVALSGIVGEGRIPKKIMGILQGEALMNDASGLVALKFAVAVAMGTMVFTVGGATLEFFKVAIGGILAGFVVSWLYGRSLRFLSRWGGDEPATQIVLLFLLPFASYLIAEHIGVSGILAAVAAGMTITRSGVMRRAPLAMRLRANSTWAMLEFVFNGMVFLLLGLQLPGIMESSLVAAEADPNVEVWMLFTDVVLIYLALMLVRFGWLWTMKNFSVRFLKKKPMEFGSWTTRELLIASFAGVRGAITLAGVLSIPLLLPTGDVFPARYELVFLAAGVILFSLFVGVIMLPILLQHIDAGDSTQQHKEERIARAATAEVAIVAIQKMEERLAADAEENIDNQLLTEVSSRVIGNLRRRADGRNDVESSLQEENLERRFRLAALRSERAELYHLRATRQISNETLQKLLHDLDLLEALLIENQ, encoded by the coding sequence ATGGAAATCTTCTTCACAATACTCATCATGACCCTTGTGGTCTCGTTATCCGGGGTGGTTACACGCGTACTGCCCTTTCAGGTCCCCCTGCCATTAATGCAAATTGCCATCGGCGCGCTGCTGGCGTGGCCGACGTTTGGCCTGCACGTGGAATTTGACCCCGAACTGTTCCTCGTGCTGTTTATTCCGCCACTGCTGTTTGCCGATGGCTGGAAAACGCCCACGCGTGAATTCCTTGAGCACGGGCGCGAGATCTTCGGCCTGGCGCTGGCGCTGGTGGTGGTCACCGTCGTCGGGATTGGTTTTCTGATCTACTGGGCGGTGCCGGGTATTCCATTAATACCCGCTTTTGCGCTGGCCGCCGTGCTGTCGCCAACCGATGCCGTGGCGCTGTCCGGCATTGTGGGTGAAGGCCGTATTCCGAAGAAAATCATGGGGATTTTACAGGGTGAGGCGCTGATGAACGACGCCTCCGGCCTGGTCGCCCTGAAGTTTGCCGTGGCCGTTGCGATGGGCACGATGGTCTTTACCGTCGGCGGCGCGACGCTGGAATTCTTCAAGGTGGCGATTGGCGGTATTCTCGCAGGCTTCGTGGTGAGCTGGCTGTACGGCCGCTCGCTGCGCTTCCTCAGCCGCTGGGGCGGCGATGAACCCGCTACGCAGATCGTACTGCTGTTCCTGCTGCCGTTTGCCTCTTATCTGATTGCTGAACATATCGGCGTGTCGGGCATTCTGGCAGCGGTTGCTGCGGGGATGACCATCACCCGTTCCGGCGTAATGCGCCGCGCGCCGCTGGCCATGCGCCTGCGTGCCAACAGCACCTGGGCCATGCTGGAATTTGTCTTTAACGGCATGGTCTTCCTGCTTTTGGGCCTGCAGCTGCCGGGCATTATGGAATCCTCGCTGGTGGCGGCCGAGGCCGATCCGAACGTTGAGGTCTGGATGCTGTTTACCGACGTCGTGCTGATCTACCTGGCGCTGATGCTGGTGCGTTTTGGCTGGCTGTGGACGATGAAAAACTTCAGCGTCCGCTTCCTGAAGAAAAAGCCGATGGAGTTCGGCTCCTGGACAACGCGTGAACTGCTGATTGCCTCTTTTGCGGGCGTACGCGGGGCGATCACCCTTGCCGGTGTCCTCTCCATTCCGCTGCTGCTGCCGACGGGCGACGTCTTCCCGGCGCGCTACGAGCTGGTGTTCCTGGCGGCGGGCGTAATTCTGTTCTCACTGTTTGTCGGCGTGATTATGCTGCCGATTTTACTTCAGCATATTGATGCCGGTGATTCGACCCAGCAGCATAAAGAGGAGCGTATTGCGCGGGCGGCTACTGCCGAAGTGGCAATTGTCGCGATTCAGAAGATGGAAGAGCGCCTGGCCGCGGATGCGGAAGAGAACATCGATAATCAGCTGCTGACGGAAGTCAGTTCCCGCGTGATTGGTAACCTGCGTCGTCGGGCCGACGGGCGTAACGATGTGGAAAGCTCGCTGCAGGAGGAAAACCTGGAGCGTCGGTTCCGCCTGGCGGCGCTGCGCTCAGAGCGTGCCGAGCTGTATCACCTGCGCGCCACGCGCCAGATCAGCAACGAAACGCTGCAAAAGCTGCTGCACGATCTGGACCTGCTGGAAGCGCTGTTGATAGAGAATCAGTAG
- a CDS encoding LysR family transcriptional regulator — protein MDIRTLRYFVEVVRQQSFTRAAEKLFVTQPTISKMLKNLEDELNCTLLIRDGRKLLLTDTGRVVFERGLAILAEFRQLEAELDDINHLTKGVLRLGIPPMVGMMMAGPIGLFRQRYPGVELKISEFGGLTVQQAVTNGELDVAMTALPVEEESGLATLPLFSHPLCVLVPRSGDWLKRDSVKPELLGEHPLLIYNEDFALSRQLMTLFNHHNVKPRIAVRSGQWDFLAAMVQAGVGIAILPQPICERLDKNTLRWIPLESDLHWQLGMIWREGVYLSQSAQAWLQCCEGFWVSPSP, from the coding sequence ATGGACATAAGAACGCTGCGCTATTTTGTCGAAGTGGTTCGCCAGCAAAGTTTTACCCGCGCAGCGGAGAAGTTGTTTGTTACCCAGCCCACCATCAGCAAGATGCTGAAAAACCTCGAAGATGAACTGAACTGTACCCTGCTGATCCGCGACGGGCGCAAGCTGTTGCTGACCGACACCGGACGCGTGGTATTCGAACGCGGGCTGGCGATCCTGGCGGAGTTCCGCCAGCTGGAAGCAGAGCTGGACGATATCAATCATCTGACGAAAGGGGTGCTTCGCCTCGGCATTCCACCAATGGTGGGGATGATGATGGCCGGGCCGATCGGCCTGTTTCGCCAGCGTTATCCCGGCGTTGAGCTGAAGATTTCGGAGTTTGGCGGCTTAACCGTTCAGCAGGCCGTTACCAACGGCGAGCTCGACGTGGCCATGACCGCCCTCCCCGTTGAGGAAGAGAGCGGTCTGGCGACGCTTCCGCTCTTTAGCCATCCGCTGTGCGTGCTGGTTCCCCGCTCCGGTGACTGGCTGAAGAGAGATTCGGTGAAGCCTGAACTGCTCGGCGAGCACCCTCTGCTGATCTACAACGAAGACTTCGCCCTCAGCCGCCAGCTGATGACGCTGTTTAACCACCATAACGTGAAGCCGCGCATTGCGGTGCGCAGCGGACAGTGGGATTTCCTGGCAGCGATGGTGCAGGCCGGCGTGGGGATTGCCATTCTGCCGCAGCCGATTTGCGAGCGGCTGGATAAAAACACGCTGCGCTGGATCCCGCTGGAGAGCGACCTACACTGGCAGCTGGGGATGATCTGGCGTGAAGGGGTGTATTTATCGCAGAGCGCGCAGGCGTGGTTGCAATGCTGTGAGGGGTTTTGGGTTTCCCCTTCACCCTAA
- a CDS encoding CidA/LrgA family protein, translating to MAVALSRVTPAVVQRLQVPVQVLLYAGLFVFAEYLVGWLHLPLPANLVGMLLMLTLILCRVVPLNWVRAGARWLLAEMLLFFVPAVVAVVNYAQLLMVDGWRIFAVIALSTLMVLGATAWVVDKVYRFEISRHKHD from the coding sequence ATGGCCGTGGCGTTAAGCCGTGTTACGCCTGCCGTTGTACAACGACTCCAGGTACCGGTTCAGGTACTGCTCTACGCGGGACTGTTTGTTTTCGCTGAATATCTTGTCGGCTGGCTGCATCTGCCGCTGCCCGCCAATCTTGTCGGGATGCTGCTGATGCTGACGCTTATTCTGTGTCGCGTGGTCCCCCTTAACTGGGTGCGTGCCGGGGCGCGCTGGCTGCTGGCGGAAATGCTGCTGTTCTTTGTCCCTGCCGTGGTGGCGGTGGTGAACTATGCGCAGCTGCTGATGGTGGATGGCTGGCGAATCTTTGCGGTCATCGCGCTGAGTACGTTGATGGTGCTGGGGGCGACCGCCTGGGTCGTGGATAAAGTGTACCGGTTTGAAATCAGCAGGCACAAACATGACTAA
- a CDS encoding LrgB family protein, with protein MTNFQISVLCLIATLVIYFANKRLYRRFHALPLMPLVFTPILLVLMLVFGHISWQNYIGESHWLLWLLGPATIAFAVPVYDNLAIIKRHWMSLSAGVITATVVAVCSSVWLARLFTLPDEIQRSLAVRSVTTPFALAAAKPLGGQPDLVALFVVVTGVFGMAVGDMLFLRLSIQEGMAKGAGFGAASHGAGTARSYELGQQEGVVASLVMMLSGVVMVLIAPLVAWVMF; from the coding sequence ATGACTAATTTTCAGATAAGCGTCCTGTGCCTGATCGCGACGCTCGTGATCTACTTCGCCAACAAGCGGCTGTATCGCCGGTTTCATGCCCTGCCGCTGATGCCGCTGGTCTTCACGCCGATCCTGCTGGTGCTGATGCTGGTCTTCGGCCACATTTCCTGGCAGAACTACATTGGTGAATCCCACTGGCTGCTGTGGCTGCTCGGCCCGGCGACCATCGCCTTTGCCGTGCCCGTTTACGACAACCTGGCGATTATCAAACGCCACTGGATGTCGCTCAGCGCAGGCGTGATCACCGCCACGGTGGTCGCGGTCTGCAGCTCCGTCTGGCTGGCGAGACTGTTTACGCTGCCCGATGAAATTCAGCGCAGCCTGGCCGTGCGTTCGGTGACCACGCCGTTTGCGCTGGCCGCCGCGAAACCGCTCGGCGGACAGCCGGATCTGGTGGCGCTGTTTGTGGTGGTGACGGGCGTCTTTGGGATGGCGGTCGGCGATATGCTCTTTCTGCGGCTTTCTATCCAGGAAGGGATGGCAAAGGGGGCAGGGTTTGGCGCGGCGTCGCACGGGGCGGGCACGGCACGTTCGTATGAGCTGGGGCAGCAGGAGGGCGTCGTCGCGAGCCTGGTGATGATGCTCTCAGGCGTAGTGATGGTGCTAATTGCCCCGCTGGTGGCGTGGGTGATGTTTTAA
- the actP gene encoding cation/acetate symporter ActP, translating into MKRVLTALAATLPFAAHAADAITGEVQRQPTNWQAIVMFLIFVLLTLYITYWASKRVRSRNDYYTAGGNITGFQNGLAIAGDFMSAASFLGISALVYTSGYDGLIYSLGFLVGWPIILFLIAERLRNLGRYTFADVASYRLKQGPIRTLSACGSLVVVALYLIAQMVGAGKLIELLFGLNYHVAVVLVGVLMVMYVLFGGMLATTWVQIIKAVLLLFGASFMAFMVMKHVGFSFNNLFTEAMAVHPKGEAIMSPGGLVKDPISALSLGLGLMFGTAGLPHILMRFFTVSDAREARKSVFYATGFMGYFYILTFIIGFGAIMLVGANPAFKDAAGALIGGNNMAAVHLADAVGGNLFLGFISAVAFATILAVVAGLTLAGASAVSHDLYANVFRKGASERDELKVSKITVLVLGVVAILLGILFEKQNIAFMVGLAFSIAASCNFPIILLSMYWSKLTTRGAMIGGWLGLLTAVILMILGPTIWVQILGHASAIFPYEYPALFSIAVAFIGIWFFSATDNSPEGNLEREKFRAQFIRSQTGLGVEQGRAH; encoded by the coding sequence GGCAGGCCATTGTGATGTTCCTGATTTTCGTCCTGCTGACGCTGTACATCACCTACTGGGCGTCGAAACGCGTGCGCTCCCGTAATGATTACTACACCGCTGGCGGCAACATTACCGGCTTCCAGAACGGACTGGCGATTGCGGGTGACTTTATGTCAGCCGCCTCTTTCCTCGGGATCTCCGCGCTGGTGTACACCTCCGGCTATGACGGCCTGATCTACTCTCTCGGCTTCCTCGTCGGCTGGCCGATCATCCTGTTCCTGATTGCCGAGCGCCTGCGTAACCTGGGCCGCTATACCTTCGCAGACGTGGCCTCGTATCGCCTGAAGCAAGGGCCGATTCGCACCCTTTCCGCCTGCGGCTCGCTGGTGGTGGTGGCGCTGTACCTGATTGCGCAGATGGTGGGTGCGGGTAAATTGATCGAACTGCTTTTCGGCCTCAACTACCACGTCGCGGTGGTGCTGGTTGGCGTGCTGATGGTGATGTACGTGCTGTTCGGCGGCATGCTGGCGACCACCTGGGTGCAGATTATCAAAGCCGTCCTGCTGCTGTTCGGTGCCAGCTTTATGGCCTTTATGGTGATGAAGCACGTCGGGTTCAGCTTCAACAATCTGTTTACCGAAGCGATGGCGGTCCACCCGAAAGGGGAAGCGATCATGAGCCCGGGTGGGCTGGTGAAAGATCCGATATCCGCGCTCTCACTGGGTCTCGGCCTGATGTTCGGTACCGCAGGTTTACCGCATATCCTGATGCGCTTCTTCACCGTGAGCGATGCGCGTGAAGCGCGTAAGAGCGTCTTCTACGCCACCGGTTTCATGGGTTACTTCTACATCCTGACCTTTATCATCGGCTTTGGCGCGATCATGCTGGTGGGGGCGAACCCGGCGTTTAAAGACGCGGCGGGCGCGCTGATTGGCGGTAACAACATGGCGGCGGTGCATCTGGCGGACGCGGTGGGCGGTAACCTGTTCCTCGGCTTTATCTCCGCCGTGGCCTTCGCCACCATTCTGGCTGTGGTTGCAGGGCTGACGCTGGCCGGCGCGTCTGCGGTGTCGCATGACCTCTACGCCAACGTCTTCCGTAAAGGCGCGAGCGAGCGCGATGAGCTGAAGGTCTCGAAAATCACCGTCCTGGTGCTGGGCGTTGTCGCGATTCTGTTAGGCATTCTGTTCGAGAAGCAGAACATCGCCTTTATGGTGGGGCTAGCCTTCTCGATTGCGGCCAGCTGTAACTTCCCGATCATCCTGCTCTCCATGTACTGGTCGAAACTGACCACCCGTGGCGCAATGATTGGCGGCTGGCTGGGGCTGCTGACGGCGGTGATCCTGATGATTCTGGGCCCAACCATCTGGGTGCAGATCCTCGGTCACGCAAGCGCTATCTTCCCATATGAATACCCGGCGCTGTTCTCTATCGCCGTGGCGTTTATCGGTATCTGGTTCTTCTCGGCCACCGACAATTCGCCGGAAGGTAACCTGGAGCGTGAGAAATTCCGCGCCCAGTTTATCCGTTCACAAACCGGCCTGGGCGTTGAGCAGGGCCGCGCGCACTAA